In the Azospirillum ramasamyi genome, one interval contains:
- a CDS encoding CatB-related O-acetyltransferase has protein sequence MIEQFELNLECAALLEINNIYMRGGKYNANLDMRIEAPSLIFSGTENDYPAVISAFSYSWSLIRNIGHIGRYTSIAKDVTFGETEHPTDWLSSSSFTYDPGFIWQRFAEQHGTGFQPISLPAEPKRSPIIIGNDVWIGTRVYIRGGVTIGDGAIVGNDAVVTKDIPPYAVVVGNPGRIVKYRFPEPIIERFLRLKWWRFSYTDFGDIDIRNVPEAISSLEDLCSSGCIVPYTPMSLTFRDLKEMGTRPSELAQFLRNARTAATQAR, from the coding sequence ATGATCGAGCAGTTTGAACTGAACCTTGAATGCGCCGCTTTATTGGAGATCAATAACATCTACATGAGAGGCGGGAAGTACAATGCTAACTTGGATATGCGCATTGAGGCACCGTCTCTCATATTCTCTGGAACAGAAAATGATTACCCAGCTGTAATTAGCGCATTCTCTTACAGTTGGAGTCTGATAAGGAACATTGGGCATATCGGTCGTTACACCTCGATCGCCAAAGATGTGACTTTCGGTGAAACCGAACATCCGACCGATTGGCTTAGCAGTTCCAGCTTTACCTATGATCCGGGTTTCATCTGGCAGAGGTTCGCTGAACAGCACGGAACTGGATTTCAGCCGATCAGCCTGCCTGCCGAACCCAAGCGCTCACCCATAATTATTGGAAACGATGTTTGGATCGGCACGAGAGTCTACATCCGCGGCGGCGTTACCATTGGAGACGGTGCAATCGTTGGCAATGACGCAGTCGTGACGAAAGACATTCCACCCTATGCCGTTGTGGTCGGCAATCCGGGGCGGATCGTCAAATACAGATTCCCAGAACCGATCATTGAACGTTTCTTGCGGCTGAAATGGTGGCGTTTCTCCTATACAGATTTTGGAGACATCGACATTCGAAATGTTCCAGAAGCCATTTCCTCTCTAGAGGATCTGTGCTCCTCTGGCTGCATTGTTCCTTATACCCCCATGTCATTGACGTTTAGAGACCTGAAGGAAATGGGGACAAGGCCCAGTGAACTGGCGCAATTCCTGCGGAACGCCCGAACTGCTGCGACGCAAGCGCGATAG
- a CDS encoding lysozyme: MRAIPQAAVDLVKEAEGLRLTAYPDPATGGAPWTIGYGHTGPDVRPGLRITNAQAEQLLQADLDTAAAVVDRAVTVELTDRQRGALVSFVFNVGAGRKGKGKDAGKDGFVTLKSGQPSTLLRKLHGSMHTPILSFWTGAVSIRTRPSPGQSPYSMRVDPGGAP; encoded by the coding sequence ATGCGTGCTATCCCGCAAGCCGCCGTCGACCTGGTGAAGGAGGCCGAAGGCCTGCGTCTCACTGCCTACCCGGATCCCGCCACCGGCGGTGCTCCCTGGACGATCGGCTACGGCCACACCGGCCCGGACGTCCGGCCGGGACTGCGCATCACCAACGCGCAGGCCGAGCAGCTGCTGCAGGCCGACCTCGACACCGCCGCGGCGGTGGTCGACCGCGCCGTCACTGTGGAGCTGACGGACCGCCAGCGCGGTGCGCTGGTGTCCTTCGTCTTCAATGTCGGCGCCGGCCGGAAAGGCAAGGGCAAGGACGCCGGCAAGGACGGGTTCGTCACGCTGAAGAGCGGCCAACCCTCCACCCTGCTGCGCAAGCTGCACGGATCAATGCATACGCCGATACTATCCTTTTGGACAGGCGCGGTATCCATCAGGACCCGTCCATCGCCGGGACAAAGCCCCTACAGTATGAGGGTCGATCCGGGAGGGGCGCCCTGA